The Corynebacterium renale genome includes a region encoding these proteins:
- a CDS encoding alpha/beta hydrolase-fold protein — protein sequence MFFTDAQLCAAPGCASEMWSRAREKGLPLYDPATMRATFLWESDTAPEAVHVFINRVTDKARFNDGFMHHVPGTRLWARTLELPPTLKVSYGFAEFAAREEAVPRPPKNDVYHRFYDPHSALPPLIDSGSGTGLSTFYGQLAGDSPWHHVVDFPDVSIETDTVANHQVKAYVPESARVALLLFDGETWFPRLHLPEVFAQLGLPVAIFTVFNKDTADRRHSLGANSEFLSAMLEWVHSRAAGSPVWVAGQSLGGLSTLTAVAECGEQVSAALAQSPSMWWVPGGKASPADLSAPGMPWLSRRYAEIPAGGCRVTLQVGDHEDLSIPRVAQLHGIMKARGWDTTFSVPAGGHDWTWWRDELVAWVRGELIALEG from the coding sequence ATGTTTTTTACGGATGCGCAGTTATGCGCGGCCCCCGGCTGCGCTTCCGAAATGTGGTCCCGTGCTCGCGAAAAAGGCTTGCCACTGTATGATCCGGCAACGATGCGTGCAACATTCCTGTGGGAATCGGACACGGCACCGGAAGCCGTGCACGTGTTCATCAACCGTGTGACGGATAAAGCTAGATTCAATGATGGCTTCATGCACCACGTTCCGGGGACGCGGTTGTGGGCACGGACCCTCGAGCTGCCACCGACGTTGAAAGTTTCGTATGGTTTTGCGGAATTCGCAGCCCGCGAGGAAGCAGTCCCGAGACCCCCGAAAAATGATGTTTACCACCGTTTCTATGATCCGCATTCGGCGTTGCCACCGCTCATCGACAGCGGGTCCGGTACTGGGCTGTCCACTTTCTACGGGCAACTCGCCGGGGATTCGCCCTGGCACCATGTAGTGGACTTCCCGGACGTTTCTATTGAAACGGATACCGTAGCCAACCACCAGGTGAAAGCCTATGTCCCTGAATCGGCGCGCGTAGCGCTCTTGCTTTTCGACGGCGAAACCTGGTTCCCACGCCTCCACCTGCCGGAAGTGTTCGCGCAGCTGGGCTTACCGGTGGCTATTTTTACAGTTTTTAACAAAGACACGGCAGACCGCAGACACAGCTTAGGTGCAAATTCGGAGTTTCTCAGCGCCATGCTGGAGTGGGTTCACTCCCGGGCGGCAGGATCGCCAGTGTGGGTCGCTGGCCAAAGTCTGGGCGGTTTGTCCACGTTGACTGCCGTTGCAGAATGCGGTGAACAGGTTTCAGCTGCGCTGGCACAGTCGCCGTCGATGTGGTGGGTCCCTGGTGGAAAGGCAAGTCCCGCAGACCTTTCCGCACCTGGCATGCCGTGGTTGAGTCGCAGGTACGCAGAAATTCCTGCCGGTGGGTGCCGGGTGACACTCCAGGTGGGGGACCACGAGGATTTAAGCATCCCGCGAGTGGCTCAGCTCCACGGAATTATGAAGGCGCGTGGCTGGGACACTACTTTCAGCGTGCCCGCCGGCGGGCACGATTGGACCTGGTGGCGCGATGAGCTCGTGGCGTGGGTGCGCGGGGAGCTCATCGCCTTAGAGGGCTAA
- the smpB gene encoding SsrA-binding protein SmpB: MAAKKKKSKVPGDVVAYNRRARHDYTILDTYEAGVQLVGTEVKSLRDGKASLAEAFCTIDDGEVWLRNLHIPEYSQGHWTNHSPRRVRKLLLHRREIDSLTGKVRDGNRTLIPLTLYFKNGLLKCELGLAEGKQAHDKREAIKRRTAEREVVRELGRRVKGIRA; the protein is encoded by the coding sequence ATGGCCGCAAAGAAAAAGAAGTCTAAAGTCCCCGGCGACGTTGTTGCCTACAACCGTCGGGCACGTCACGATTACACCATCCTGGACACCTACGAAGCCGGCGTCCAGCTGGTGGGCACCGAGGTGAAATCACTACGCGACGGCAAAGCGTCCCTCGCCGAAGCGTTCTGCACTATTGACGACGGCGAAGTCTGGCTCCGTAACCTGCACATTCCGGAGTATTCGCAAGGCCACTGGACGAACCATTCGCCACGTCGCGTCCGCAAGCTCTTGCTGCACCGCCGCGAGATCGATTCGCTTACGGGCAAGGTCCGCGACGGCAACCGCACACTTATCCCACTTACCCTGTATTTCAAGAACGGTCTGCTGAAGTGTGAACTCGGGTTAGCCGAAGGTAAGCAAGCCCACGACAAGCGCGAGGCCATCAAACGGCGAACTGCAGAGCGTGAAGTCGTCCGCGAATTGGGCCGCCGCGTGAAAGGGATTCGAGCCTAG
- the ftsX gene encoding permease-like cell division protein FtsX encodes MKFGFVLKEAVRGLGRNITMTIALVITTAISLALLTTGFLVTKMTADTKDIYLDRVEVMVQFDEETSANDDTCSSEACRQVMDTLDGAEGVESVTYRSRQQSYERFVEVFKDTDPRLVEETSSDALPAAVHVRLTDPLDTTPLDPIRDNEHVLDVVDQVDDLRGATDNLDSIRNATFLLAGVQLLAAIFLIANMVQIAAYNRRDEMAIMRMVGASRWYTQGPFIIEAVLSTLIGSVFATAGLFLGKEFVVDRALRSLYDAQLIAPITTADIWVVMPVVALVGMIFAGVIAQITLRFYVRT; translated from the coding sequence ATGAAATTCGGTTTCGTACTCAAAGAAGCTGTGCGCGGGCTTGGCCGCAACATCACCATGACCATCGCGCTGGTGATCACCACCGCGATTTCGCTGGCACTTCTGACCACCGGCTTCTTGGTGACCAAGATGACCGCCGACACCAAAGATATCTACCTGGACCGCGTCGAAGTGATGGTGCAGTTCGACGAGGAAACCTCCGCAAACGACGACACCTGTTCCTCCGAAGCGTGCCGTCAGGTGATGGATACCCTCGATGGGGCAGAAGGCGTGGAGTCGGTAACCTACCGCTCCCGTCAGCAGTCCTACGAACGGTTCGTCGAAGTGTTTAAGGACACGGACCCGCGCCTGGTCGAAGAGACCTCGTCGGACGCGCTGCCCGCAGCTGTTCACGTCCGCCTGACTGATCCTCTGGACACCACGCCACTGGATCCGATCCGTGACAACGAGCACGTGCTCGATGTTGTGGACCAGGTCGACGACCTACGCGGCGCAACTGACAACCTGGATTCGATCCGCAATGCGACCTTCCTCCTGGCTGGCGTGCAGTTGCTGGCTGCAATCTTCCTGATCGCGAACATGGTGCAGATCGCTGCCTACAACCGCCGCGACGAGATGGCAATCATGCGCATGGTGGGTGCTTCCCGCTGGTACACGCAGGGGCCGTTCATTATTGAGGCCGTCTTGAGCACCCTGATTGGTAGTGTTTTTGCCACCGCCGGATTGTTCTTGGGCAAGGAGTTCGTGGTGGACCGTGCGCTTCGCAGCCTGTACGACGCGCAGCTCATAGCCCCCATCACCACAGCGGACATTTGGGTGGTTATGCCGGTCGTGGCGCTGGTGGGCATGATTTTTGCCGGTGTGATTGCGCAGATTACCCTGCGGTTCTACGTGCGGACATAA
- the ftsE gene encoding cell division ATP-binding protein FtsE: MITFDNVTKVYKTSTRPALNNISLTIDKGDFVFLIGPSGSGKSTFLELLIREQNVTEGDIYLGDFHVNTLKGKQINELRRRIGYVFQDFRLLSKLNVYDNVAFALQVIGERKERIAQLVPETLELVGLASKATRMPGELSGGEQQRVAIARAFVNRPLVLLADEPTGNLDPDTADGIMNLLSRINRTGTTVVMSTHNSRAVNDMRRRVIELHLGDLVRDDAHGVYGSVL, encoded by the coding sequence GTGATTACGTTTGACAATGTCACCAAGGTGTACAAGACCTCGACCCGACCCGCGCTGAACAACATTTCGCTGACCATTGATAAAGGCGATTTCGTGTTCCTCATCGGGCCGTCGGGCTCGGGTAAATCCACGTTCCTGGAACTGCTGATCCGGGAACAAAACGTCACCGAAGGCGACATTTACCTCGGGGATTTCCACGTCAACACACTCAAAGGCAAGCAGATTAATGAGCTGCGCCGCCGCATTGGATACGTCTTCCAGGACTTCCGCCTCCTGTCCAAACTCAACGTGTATGACAATGTTGCCTTTGCGCTGCAGGTTATCGGTGAGCGCAAGGAGCGCATCGCGCAATTAGTGCCAGAAACCCTGGAACTGGTTGGCCTGGCCAGCAAGGCCACGCGTATGCCTGGTGAGCTCTCTGGCGGTGAGCAGCAACGCGTCGCTATCGCGCGGGCCTTCGTTAACCGGCCCCTCGTGCTGCTTGCCGACGAGCCCACAGGCAACCTTGACCCCGATACCGCTGACGGCATCATGAACTTGCTCAGCCGGATTAACCGCACTGGCACGACCGTCGTGATGAGTACGCACAACTCTCGGGCCGTCAATGACATGCGTCGCCGGGTCATCGAGTTGCACCTCGGCGACCTGGTGCGTGACGACGCCCACGGTGTCTACGGCAGCGTCCTGTAA
- the prfB gene encoding peptide chain release factor 2, giving the protein MRADVSSDLQDLDHTLAEIEKVMDPESLRTRIRELEAQAGDPTLWDDPDHAQQVTSELSATQAKVRKLTELRQRIDDLPVMYELAEEEADGEALADAERAELRTAIEALEVTTMLSGDYDDREAVINIRSGAGGVDAADWAEMLMRMYIRWAEKHGHKVDVYDISYAEEAGIKSATFVVHGDYMYGQLSVEQGAHRLVRISPFDNQGRRQTSFAEVEVLPVVEQTDKIDIPDADVRVDVYRSSGPGGQSVNTTDSAVRLTHIPTGIVVTCQNEKSQIQNKASAMRVLQAKLLERKRQEEQAELDALGAGGNASWGNQMRSYVLHPYQMVKDLRTNYEVGDPSKVLDGDIDGFLESGIRWRMAQQES; this is encoded by the coding sequence ATGCGCGCTGATGTTTCTTCTGACTTGCAGGATCTCGACCACACTCTCGCCGAGATCGAGAAGGTGATGGATCCGGAGTCTTTGCGTACCCGCATCCGCGAACTCGAAGCCCAGGCTGGGGACCCCACTCTCTGGGATGATCCGGACCATGCGCAACAGGTAACTAGTGAACTATCTGCGACTCAGGCGAAGGTCCGCAAGCTCACCGAACTACGTCAGCGTATCGACGACCTCCCGGTCATGTACGAGCTCGCCGAAGAGGAAGCCGACGGTGAGGCGCTTGCCGACGCCGAACGCGCCGAGCTACGCACCGCTATTGAAGCCCTCGAAGTGACGACCATGCTGTCCGGTGATTATGACGACCGCGAAGCCGTGATTAACATCCGCTCGGGCGCGGGGGGTGTCGATGCTGCCGACTGGGCTGAAATGCTTATGCGCATGTACATCCGCTGGGCGGAAAAACACGGCCATAAGGTAGACGTCTACGACATTTCCTACGCGGAAGAAGCTGGCATTAAGTCTGCGACGTTCGTGGTCCATGGTGATTACATGTACGGCCAACTCTCGGTAGAGCAGGGTGCGCACCGATTAGTACGGATCAGCCCTTTTGATAACCAGGGCCGCCGCCAAACTTCCTTCGCGGAGGTTGAGGTGCTACCGGTTGTGGAGCAGACGGACAAGATCGACATCCCCGACGCGGACGTACGCGTGGATGTGTATCGCTCCAGCGGACCTGGCGGCCAGTCGGTCAACACCACGGATTCCGCCGTGCGCCTGACGCACATCCCTACGGGGATCGTGGTGACCTGCCAGAATGAGAAATCGCAGATTCAAAACAAGGCCTCGGCTATGCGCGTCCTCCAGGCTAAACTCTTGGAGCGTAAGCGCCAGGAGGAGCAGGCTGAGCTCGATGCACTGGGTGCCGGTGGTAACGCATCCTGGGGTAACCAGATGCGCAGCTACGTTCTTCACCCGTACCAGATGGTCAAGGACTTGCGTACAAACTACGAGGTAGGCGATCCCTCCAAGGTTTTGGACGGCGATATTGATGGATTCCTCGAGTCAGGTATCCGCTGGCGGATGGCACAGCAAGAAAGTTAA
- a CDS encoding inositol monophosphatase family protein — protein sequence MSEPAADFDQMLAAIIKTFAVAHTEDSDEHLAQALVFNAGRLAWRMRESGVTTEQKTNISDVVTEADRAAERFVAGALEILRPKDGILGEEGAARESQSGKTWVIDPVDGTYNFVAGSDYWCSALALVKGDPHSPDELLFGAVHRPAMGYTWFGGPKIPTTRDGKEVHAQADTPLDHASVATYLHPTWMQVDAVRKAWIKAVQQAATVRMLCSGSVDMSGVADGTWSAWVQHSVPAWDWLPGRALVEGAGGTTEEVESHGVVWRIAGNKQSVAEIAAHLREA from the coding sequence ATGAGTGAACCTGCTGCAGATTTTGACCAGATGCTGGCTGCAATCATTAAGACGTTTGCGGTCGCACACACCGAAGATTCCGACGAACACCTTGCCCAAGCGCTAGTGTTCAACGCCGGCCGTTTAGCCTGGCGGATGCGCGAATCCGGGGTCACTACTGAGCAAAAGACGAACATTTCCGACGTCGTCACCGAAGCCGATCGCGCCGCCGAACGTTTCGTGGCCGGAGCTCTGGAAATTCTACGCCCCAAAGATGGGATCCTTGGCGAAGAAGGAGCCGCCCGGGAATCGCAGTCCGGCAAAACATGGGTCATCGATCCTGTTGACGGCACCTACAACTTTGTCGCAGGTTCTGACTACTGGTGCTCTGCACTAGCCCTGGTTAAGGGCGACCCACACTCCCCCGATGAGCTTCTCTTCGGTGCCGTCCACCGTCCCGCTATGGGATACACCTGGTTCGGCGGGCCGAAGATTCCAACCACCCGCGACGGCAAAGAGGTTCACGCCCAAGCTGACACCCCGTTAGATCACGCGAGCGTAGCCACCTACCTCCACCCGACGTGGATGCAGGTCGACGCAGTGCGGAAAGCCTGGATCAAAGCTGTTCAACAGGCTGCCACCGTGCGCATGCTCTGCTCAGGGTCCGTGGATATGTCTGGCGTCGCCGACGGCACGTGGAGCGCGTGGGTCCAGCACAGCGTTCCCGCTTGGGATTGGCTTCCAGGCCGAGCACTCGTCGAAGGCGCCGGTGGAACCACCGAGGAGGTCGAGTCCCACGGCGTGGTGTGGCGCATCGCCGGAAATAAGCAGTCCGTAGCGGAAATCGCCGCCCACCTGCGCGAAGCGTAA
- the hisN gene encoding histidinol-phosphatase: MSNTDLELALSLADIADAITMPRFEASDLKVKSKPDMTPVSEADLATEEKLRAELKRCRPDDAILGEEFGGDVEKVGRQWVIDPIDGTKNYVRGVPVWATLISLLIDGVPVVGVVSAPALGKRWYAAQGEGAWRTFQGGTPKRLHVSEVDDLADASLSFSSLSGWKDRGLRENFVELTDKTWRLRGYGDFFSYVLVAEGAVDIAAEPEVSLWDLAALDCVVREAGGRFTSLIGEDGPHGGDAVATNGLLHEEVVKQLGA; encoded by the coding sequence ATGTCTAATACTGATCTTGAACTGGCACTTTCCCTGGCAGACATCGCCGATGCCATCACAATGCCCCGTTTCGAAGCCAGCGACCTGAAGGTGAAGTCGAAGCCGGATATGACTCCCGTCTCTGAGGCCGACCTAGCCACCGAAGAGAAATTACGCGCGGAGCTTAAGCGCTGCCGCCCCGACGACGCCATCCTGGGCGAAGAGTTCGGCGGCGACGTAGAAAAGGTTGGCCGCCAATGGGTCATCGACCCCATCGACGGCACTAAAAATTACGTCCGCGGGGTCCCCGTCTGGGCGACCCTTATTTCTTTGCTTATCGACGGCGTCCCCGTCGTCGGCGTGGTCTCTGCCCCGGCACTCGGCAAGCGTTGGTACGCAGCCCAGGGCGAGGGAGCGTGGCGCACTTTCCAGGGTGGGACCCCGAAGCGCCTGCACGTTTCTGAGGTGGACGATCTGGCAGACGCTTCCCTTTCCTTCTCCTCCCTGTCGGGTTGGAAGGACCGTGGTCTGCGCGAGAATTTCGTAGAGCTTACAGATAAAACCTGGCGCCTGCGCGGTTACGGTGATTTCTTCTCCTACGTCCTCGTCGCCGAAGGCGCAGTAGATATTGCCGCCGAGCCGGAGGTTTCGTTGTGGGATCTCGCGGCTTTGGATTGTGTGGTGCGTGAAGCTGGTGGCCGGTTTACGTCGTTAATCGGTGAAGACGGTCCGCATGGCGGTGACGCCGTGGCCACGAATGGGCTGCTCCACGAGGAAGTCGTCAAGCAGCTCGGGGCATAA
- a CDS encoding S1 family peptidase, with amino-acid sequence MKSKVGTLAATVCAAVVALGTVPATAAENATTTQGHDAQEIQRGPVTDALNQARAQLSSVGIEAPELPTDVLMEADRVVTDVQNRVQDAVNQSRVQFESLGEASKHVTDPLLNYPNYTWTNDPVSQVLAGKAPGSGPVLHRAPGSYYDAPRVPQESVAAERQGKALFGAGTPIYLGKHSLCTLTAVGTDAQGRKVGLTVGHCGTVGQEVRSADAVTVGPAGTVVRGGSGAPFSVIEFGSNTVLTDNYNGVKVDGVGGAATTGDRVCKFGVATGWTCGYTLLGSGLQSTSHMAAMQGDSGAPVMRGNHVVGVVDGGLWANPALVSRSPLQGVFHMPVVSFAMDNVIRQLNQGDATAVGYGFTPYVQK; translated from the coding sequence ATGAAAAGTAAGGTCGGCACACTAGCAGCTACAGTGTGCGCGGCAGTAGTGGCGTTGGGCACCGTGCCAGCGACTGCAGCAGAAAACGCCACAACCACACAGGGCCACGATGCGCAGGAGATCCAGCGCGGTCCCGTGACGGACGCGCTGAATCAGGCGCGTGCACAGCTCTCCAGCGTGGGCATTGAGGCCCCAGAGCTCCCGACGGACGTGCTCATGGAAGCAGACCGGGTGGTCACCGACGTCCAGAACCGCGTCCAGGATGCAGTAAATCAGTCCCGCGTCCAGTTCGAAAGCTTGGGGGAAGCCAGCAAGCACGTCACCGACCCGCTGCTTAATTACCCTAACTACACCTGGACTAATGATCCCGTCAGCCAGGTTCTTGCAGGTAAAGCACCAGGAAGTGGCCCCGTTTTGCACCGGGCGCCGGGCAGCTACTATGACGCGCCGCGTGTACCACAGGAGTCGGTAGCCGCAGAACGCCAAGGTAAAGCACTCTTCGGTGCAGGCACCCCGATCTATTTGGGGAAGCACAGCCTGTGCACCCTTACTGCAGTTGGCACGGACGCCCAAGGCCGCAAAGTGGGCCTGACTGTTGGCCACTGCGGCACGGTGGGCCAAGAGGTGCGTTCTGCGGATGCCGTTACCGTCGGCCCAGCGGGAACTGTTGTACGTGGCGGGTCGGGTGCGCCGTTTTCCGTCATTGAATTCGGCTCTAATACCGTGTTGACCGACAACTACAACGGTGTCAAAGTCGATGGCGTTGGCGGGGCAGCGACCACGGGCGACCGCGTGTGCAAGTTCGGCGTGGCAACCGGGTGGACCTGCGGTTATACGCTTCTGGGTAGTGGTTTGCAGTCCACTTCCCACATGGCGGCAATGCAGGGCGATTCGGGTGCCCCGGTTATGCGTGGCAACCACGTAGTCGGTGTTGTTGACGGTGGCCTGTGGGCCAACCCGGCACTGGTTTCTCGTTCCCCGCTCCAGGGAGTTTTCCACATGCCGGTGGTTTCATTTGCCATGGATAACGTAATCCGCCAGCTCAACCAAGGTGACGCTACCGCGGTCGGGTACGGATTCACCCCCTACGTGCAAAAATAA
- a CDS encoding mechanosensitive ion channel family protein: protein MVDNIQDFFADTENVGIKLLITLAIVLAFIALRRSARYLVRKIAQKEINVIRWTHVATALFGFLALVAVLLVWFNVTGAIVISAVIVIAIVFLAMKDLVNDLFAFFYITSQAPFDSGDRVEVGEIRGIVHAIGPLHTQVQEVEGWLSTATPTGRIVSIPNSKILSGTFAVTRDEFPFVWIEIALPIAHEHNLDKAEKILTQAGEREVARLINAQNSDKDEEAPDAEILTRETLEERAGVYCTESATPTITLDMDGQGITVTMRFLAHQNDIGGAKTRVWRDVYHRLAGVDDVALVPDTLEVDLGEQD, encoded by the coding sequence ATGGTAGATAATATTCAGGACTTCTTCGCCGACACGGAAAACGTTGGAATCAAGCTGCTGATCACCCTGGCAATCGTGCTGGCATTCATTGCGCTGCGGCGCAGTGCCCGTTATTTGGTTCGAAAGATTGCCCAAAAGGAAATCAACGTCATCAGGTGGACTCACGTTGCGACGGCCCTTTTCGGTTTTCTGGCGCTGGTGGCGGTGCTGCTCGTGTGGTTCAACGTGACGGGTGCGATTGTGATCTCTGCGGTCATCGTCATCGCGATCGTCTTCCTGGCGATGAAAGATCTGGTCAACGATCTTTTTGCCTTCTTCTACATCACCTCCCAGGCACCCTTCGACTCTGGCGATCGCGTCGAGGTAGGTGAGATTCGCGGAATCGTGCACGCCATAGGCCCGCTGCACACGCAGGTGCAAGAGGTAGAAGGCTGGCTGAGCACCGCTACACCAACCGGGCGGATTGTCTCTATCCCGAACTCGAAAATCCTGAGCGGTACTTTCGCCGTGACGCGCGATGAATTCCCATTCGTGTGGATCGAAATAGCCCTGCCCATCGCCCACGAGCACAACCTAGACAAAGCTGAAAAGATTCTCACCCAGGCCGGCGAACGGGAGGTAGCGCGCCTGATCAATGCGCAAAACTCCGATAAGGATGAGGAAGCTCCGGATGCTGAAATCCTGACCCGCGAAACCCTCGAAGAACGCGCGGGTGTGTACTGCACTGAGTCGGCAACGCCAACCATCACCCTGGATATGGACGGGCAAGGTATCACCGTGACGATGCGTTTCCTAGCGCACCAAAACGATATTGGCGGCGCAAAGACCCGAGTCTGGCGCGATGTTTACCACCGCCTAGCTGGCGTCGACGATGTTGCGCTCGTTCCCGATACCCTCGAAGTGGACTTGGGGGAACAGGATTAA
- a CDS encoding alpha-hydroxy acid oxidase: MVKMHRQIPNLGEFFDLVKFKKPQLNLKQAQLDNAQTIWDLRKVAKRMTPAAAFDYTDGAADDEISMNRARQAFRDIEFHPSILNDVSELDTTTEIFGGSSTQPFGIAPTGFTRLMQTEGERAGARAAGRAGIPFSLSTLGTTSIEDVKAANPNGRNWFQLYVMKDRSISYGLVERAAKAGFDTLFFTVDTPVAGNRLRDARNGFSIPPQIALNTVVNAAIRPWWWINLLTTEPLQFASLSSTGGTVGQLLDSAMDPSIQFSDLDEIRALWPGKLVVKGVQNVDDARKLVDLGVDGLVLSNHGGRQLDRAPVPFRLMPEVRNAVGSDVDVAIDTGIMSGQDIVASLAVGADFTLVGRAYLYGLMAGGEAGVDRMIEILSSEVARTMRLLQVADVSELRPEHVTVLHNLKQEGKLAPESH; encoded by the coding sequence ATGGTCAAAATGCATCGTCAGATTCCCAATCTCGGGGAATTTTTTGATTTAGTGAAGTTCAAAAAGCCACAACTTAACCTCAAGCAAGCTCAGCTAGATAACGCCCAAACTATCTGGGACCTGCGCAAGGTGGCCAAGCGCATGACGCCTGCCGCAGCGTTCGACTACACCGACGGCGCCGCCGATGACGAAATCTCCATGAATCGCGCCCGCCAGGCCTTCCGCGACATCGAGTTCCACCCCTCAATCCTCAACGACGTTTCCGAGTTAGACACCACCACGGAAATTTTCGGCGGGTCCTCGACGCAGCCTTTCGGCATCGCACCAACCGGCTTTACCCGCCTCATGCAGACTGAAGGCGAGCGCGCCGGCGCACGCGCAGCGGGCCGCGCAGGAATCCCCTTCTCCCTTTCCACCTTGGGTACGACCTCCATCGAGGACGTCAAGGCAGCCAACCCCAACGGCCGCAACTGGTTCCAGCTCTACGTGATGAAGGACCGCTCCATCTCCTACGGGCTGGTTGAACGCGCCGCCAAGGCTGGCTTCGATACGTTGTTCTTTACCGTGGACACGCCGGTTGCTGGCAACCGCTTGCGCGACGCGCGCAATGGTTTTTCTATCCCGCCGCAGATTGCTTTAAACACGGTGGTCAATGCTGCGATTCGCCCGTGGTGGTGGATCAACCTGCTAACCACCGAACCACTGCAGTTCGCGTCGCTGTCTTCTACCGGCGGCACCGTGGGCCAACTCCTGGACTCCGCGATGGACCCATCCATCCAGTTCTCCGACTTGGATGAAATTCGTGCCCTCTGGCCAGGCAAGCTCGTGGTCAAGGGTGTGCAGAATGTAGACGACGCGCGCAAGCTCGTGGACCTAGGCGTGGACGGCCTGGTGCTGTCCAACCATGGTGGCCGCCAGCTCGACCGTGCGCCAGTCCCCTTCCGCCTCATGCCGGAGGTCCGCAACGCGGTGGGCTCTGACGTGGACGTTGCCATCGATACCGGCATCATGTCCGGCCAGGATATCGTGGCTTCCCTGGCAGTCGGCGCGGACTTCACTCTCGTCGGCCGCGCTTACCTGTACGGGCTCATGGCCGGTGGTGAGGCCGGTGTGGACCGCATGATTGAAATCTTGTCCTCCGAAGTTGCCCGTACAATGCGACTACTGCAGGTTGCGGACGTCTCCGAGCTCCGCCCGGAGCACGTCACCGTGCTGCACAACCTCAAGCAGGAAGGCAAGCTCGCACCTGAATCCCACTAG
- a CDS encoding ATP-binding cassette domain-containing protein yields MAVISLRDITKNYGSFRALRGINLDVEAGRVTCILGDNGAGKSTLIKILSGIHQATSGTMLIDGTETRWASPREAIDNGIATVHQNLAIVDEMSVWRNFFLGQEITGVFGALKEEEMRRICAQQLEEMRINIPDVNVEAGTLSGGQRQVVSIARAIYFGARVLILDEPTAALGVKQSGMVLRFVSAAREKGIGVVLITHNPHHAYLVGDHFSILKLGEQVLDADRSEVTLEELTYQMAGGGELEALSHELQR; encoded by the coding sequence ATGGCAGTCATCAGCTTGCGCGACATCACCAAAAACTACGGCAGCTTCAGGGCACTGCGCGGCATCAACCTCGACGTCGAGGCCGGCCGCGTCACCTGCATTCTCGGCGACAATGGCGCCGGAAAATCCACACTGATCAAGATTTTGTCGGGTATCCACCAGGCGACGTCGGGCACAATGCTTATCGACGGCACCGAAACCCGATGGGCCTCACCCCGCGAAGCTATCGATAATGGCATTGCTACCGTGCACCAAAACCTGGCGATCGTCGATGAGATGAGCGTGTGGCGCAACTTCTTCCTGGGCCAGGAAATAACCGGTGTATTCGGCGCGCTCAAGGAAGAGGAGATGCGCAGGATCTGTGCGCAGCAATTGGAGGAAATGCGGATTAACATCCCGGATGTGAACGTTGAGGCCGGCACCTTGTCCGGTGGCCAACGGCAGGTCGTCTCCATTGCGCGTGCCATTTACTTCGGGGCGCGGGTACTCATCCTCGACGAGCCCACCGCTGCCCTTGGTGTGAAGCAGTCCGGGATGGTCCTGCGCTTTGTCAGCGCCGCCCGCGAAAAGGGAATCGGCGTGGTGCTGATTACCCACAATCCGCACCACGCCTACCTGGTGGGCGACCACTTCTCCATCCTGAAATTGGGGGAACAAGTTCTGGACGCCGACCGCTCCGAGGTCACGCTCGAAGAACTGACCTATCAGATGGCCGGCGGCGGAGAACTCGAAGCGCTGAGCCACGAACTCCAGCGCTAG